In a genomic window of Sarcophilus harrisii chromosome 4, mSarHar1.11, whole genome shotgun sequence:
- the PEX6 gene encoding peroxisome biogenesis factor 6, producing MALAVLRALEPFPAEAPPLAVLLPPGGPWPAAGPAGLVLALRPAGAGPTGPALLVAALEGPGEGPGLEPEPEPEPGPPELLVSRTLLRLLALGSGARVRARPVRRPPALGWALLGAAPGTGSGTGPRAGPVLVRRGEALPALGPRVLETRPALQGLLGPGTRLAVTELRGRGAKGGDSRPPLPAPPVVSSFAAPSVPRRLRGILGGAGEALGVSRSCLRSLGLFQGEWVWVTPVREGTPAPRPHLAKVRVQDPRWNLSEKLGPGSSELGEPLADGVALVPANLAFNLSCEPLDIGELSVQRYSEGFRSPEDRGSCSVLSGPPFARELHIEIVSSPHYNTSGNYDQALYQHFEIPRMVQEGDILCVPTVGQADVLERSPEKLFRWPFLFFKVKTTVGDAPEEPTTAYLADTTHTSLYMVGSTMSFVPWLPSEGQSIWSSLSPPGLETLVTQLCEVLKPRLHPGGSLLTGTSSVLLRGPPGSGKTTAITAACGRLGLHLFKADCSKLCADTSAAVENKLRAAFSRAQLCRPSILLLKGVELLGWERDGLGEDSQVVAVLRHLLLNKDPLISSLPLLVVATTSCPQNVPPDVQIAFPHELEVPILSEEHRLNILQALTSRLPLGQEVNLAQLARRSAGFVLGDLCALLAYSSRAACARIQSGVMAAGSLSEEDEGELCTAGFPILAEDFGVALEQLQMAHSQAIGAPKIPAVSWHDVGGLQDVKREILETIQLPLDHPELLDLGLRRSGLLLYGPPGTGKTLLAKAVATECSLTFLSVKGPELINMYVGQSEENIREVFSRARAAAPCIIFFDELDSLAPSRGRSGDSGGVMDRVVSQLLAELDGLHSSQEVFVIGATNRPDLLDAALLRPGRFDKLVFVGPSEDRASQLRILSAITRRFKLEPSVNLVSVLDRCPTQLTGADLYSLCTDAMTAALKRRVQDIEDGLEPVNSTFLLTMEDLVQAATRLQPSVSEQELLRYKRIQRKFAAC from the exons ATGGCGCTGGCCGTGCTGAGGGCCCTGGAGCCCTTCCCGGCCGAGGCTCCCCCGCTAGCGGTGCTGCTGCCGCCGGGGGGTCCGTGGCCAGCGGCGGGGCCCGCGGGCCTGGTGCTGGCGCTGAGGCCGGCGGGGGCGGGGCCGACGGGGCCGGCGCTGCTGGTGGCTGCGCTGGAGGGCCCAGGCGAGGGGCCGGGGCTGGAGCCCGAGCCCGAGCCCGAGCCCGGGCCCCCAGAGCTGCTGGTGAGCCGGACGCTGCTGCGGCTGCTGGCGCTGGGCTCCGGCGCGCGAGTGCGGGCCCGGCCCGTGCGGCGGCCCCCGGCGCTGGGCTGGGCCTTGCTGGGCGCCGCGCCGGGCACTGGTTCTGGGACGGGCCCTCGAGCCGGGCCGGTGCTCGTGCGGCGCGGAGAGGCATTGCCTGCGCTCGGGCCCCGGGTGCTGGAGACGCGGCCGGCGCTGCAAGGGCTGCTGGGCCCCGGCACGCGGTTGGCGGTGACCGAGCTCCGGGGACGGGGCGCTAAAGGGGGCGATAGTCGCCCCCCGCTGCCGGCTCCGCCCGTGGTCTCCTCCTTCGCAGCCCCGAGTGTGCCCCGGCGACTGCGGGGCATCCTGGGCGGGGCGGGGGAGGCGCTGGGGGTTAGCAGGAGCTGCCTTCGGAGTCTCGGCCTCTTCCAGGGAGAGTGGGTATGGGTGACCCCGGTCAGAGAGGGGACACCAGCCCCTCGGCCTCACCTGGCCAAGGTGCGAGTCCAGGATCCCCGCTGGAATCTCTCCGAGAAGCTGGGACCCGGGTcttcagagctgggagagccccTCGCAGACGGAGTGGCCCTGGTGCCTGCCAATCTGGCTTTCAATCTGTCCTGTGAGCCCCTCGACATCGGGGAACTCAGCGTTCAG AGATACTCAGAAGGATTCAGAAGTCCTGAGGACAGAGGAAGCTGCTCAGTGCTGTCTGGGCCTCCATTTGCCAGAGAGCTACACATTGAAATTGTGTCCTCCCCCCACTACAACACCAGTGGCAACTATGACCAGGCTCTTTATCAGCACTTTGAGATCCCCAG GATGGTCCAGGAGGGGGATATTCTGTGTGTGCCAACAGTTGGGCAAGCAGACGTCTTGGAAAGAAGCCCAGAGAAACTATTCAG GTGGCCTTTTCTGTTCTTCAAAGTGAAGACGACTGTTGGGGATGCCCCAGAGGAACCAACCACAGCATATTTGGCTGATACAACCCACACTTCCTTGTACATG GTGGGTTCTACTATGAGTTTTGTCCCATGGCTCCCTTCAGAGGGACAAAGTATCTGGAGCAGCCTATCCCCTCCAGGGCTGGAGACTTTAGTGACACAACTTTGTGAGGTCCTGAAGCCACGACTCCACCCTGG GGGGTCTTTGTTGACGGGGACCAGCAGTGTCCTCCTGCGGGGGCCCCCAGGCAGTGGAAAGACTACAGCCATCACTGCTGCCTGTGGCCGTCTTGGGCTCCACTTATTCAAG GCAGACTGCTCAAAGCTGTGTGCAGATACTAGTGCAGCAGTGGAGAATAAGCTTCGAGCCGCTTTCTCCCGGGCTCAGCTTTGCCGCCCATCTATCCTGCTGTTGAAAGGTGTGGAACTCCTGGGCTGGGAACGAGATGGCCTGGGTGAGGATTCCCAGGTGGTAGCTGTGCTTCGACATCTTCTCCTGAATAAGGATCCCCTCATCAG TTCGCTGCCTCTGCTGGTCGTGGCTACAACAAGCTGCCCTCAGAATGTTCCTCCTGATGTGCAGATAGCATTTCCTCATGAGCTGGAGGTTCCCATACTGTCAGAGGAGCATCGGCTCAACATCCTGCAGGCGCTAACTTCCCGCCTCCCTCTGGGTCAGGAAGTGAACTTAGCTCAGCTAGCAAGAAGGAGTGCA GGCTTTGTGCTGGGTGATCTCTGTGCCCTGCTGGCCTATAGCAGCCGAGCAGCCTGCGCCAGGATCCAGTCCGG TGTGATGGCTGCTGGCAGCTTAAGTGAGGAAGATGAGGGGGAACTATGTACTGCTGGCTTTCCCATATTGGCAGAAGACTTTGGGGTGGCGCTAGAACAACTACAGATGGCGCACTCGCAGGCCATTGGGGCCCCCAAG ATCCCAGCAGTGTCCTGGCATGATGTGGGTGGGTTACAGGATGTGAAGAGGGAGATCCTGGAAACAATTCAGCTCCCTCTGGATCACCCTGAGCTGCTGGACCTGGGGCTGAGGCGTTCAGGTCTTTTGCTGTATGGACCTCCAGGCACTGGAAAGACCCTCCTTGCAAAGGCAGTAGCTACTGAATGTAGCCTTACCTTCTTGAG TGTGAAAGGTCCTGAGCTCATCAACATGTATGTAGGCCAAAGTGAAGAGAACATTAGAGAAG TGTTCTCCAGGGCACGAGCTGCTGCCCCATGCATCATTTTTTTTGATGAGTTGGATTCTTTGGCTCCAAGTCGAGGGCGAAGTGGGGACTCTGGTGGTGTGATGGACAG GGTGGTCTCCCAGCTCCTGGCTGAGCTCGATGGACTTCACAGCAGCCAAGAAGTATTTGTTATCGGAGCGACCAACAGGCCTGATCTCCTAGATGCCGCACTGTTGCGGCCAGGCAG GTTTGACAAGCTGGTGTTTGTGGGACCAAGCGAAGATCGGGCTTCCCAGCTTCGGATACTGAGTGCTATCACACGAAG GTTCAAGCTTGAGCCCTCTGTGAACCTGGTGAGCGTCCTGGACCGATGCCCAACCCAGCTGACCGGTGCTGATTTATACTCCCTTTGTACTGATGCAATGACAGCAGCACTCAAGCGAAGGGTCCAGGACATTGAAGATG gacTGGAGCCAGTTAATTCAACATTTCTTCTTACAATGGAAGACTTGGTTCAGGCTGCTACTCGGCTACAGCCATCTGTCTCAGAGCAGGAGCTACTTCGTTACAAGCGCATCCAGCGCAAATTTGCAGCCTGCTAG
- the LOC100925098 gene encoding glycine N-methyltransferase has product MADSVYRTRSLGVAAEGLPDQYADGEAARVWQLYIGDTRSRTAEYKAWLLGLLHQHGCQHVLDVACGTGVDSIMLVEEGFKVTSVDASDKMLKYALKERWNRRHEEAFDKWVIEEANWLTLDKDVPLPTAGGFDAVICLGNSFAHLPDCKGDQSEHKLALKNIAGMVRPGGLLVIDHRNYDHILSTGCAPPGKNIYYKSDLTKDITTSVLTVNNKAHMVTLDYTVQVPGAGQDGSPGLSKFRLSYYPHCLTPFTELLREAFQGRCQHSVLGDFKPYKPGQSSAPCYFIHVLKKTG; this is encoded by the exons ATGGCGGACAGTGTGTACCGGACCCGCTCCTTGGGAGTGGCGGCTGAGGGGCTCCCGGACCAGTACGCCGACGGGGAGGCAGCACGGGTCTGGCAGCTGTACATAGGGGACACCCGAAGTCGTACGGCTGAGTACAAAGCCTGGCTCCTGGGGCTGCTGCATCAGCACGGCTGCCAGCATGTGCTTGACGTGGCTTGTGGCACTGG GGTGGACTCCATCATGCTGGTGGAAGAGGGCTTCAAAGTGACCAGTGTAGATGCCAGCGACAAGATGCTCAAGTATGCCCTGAAAGAACGATGGAACCGTCGTCACGAGGAAGCTTTTGACAAGTGGG TCATTGAGGAGGCCAACTGGCTGACCCTGGACAAGGATGTGCCCCTGCCCACAGCGGGAGGCTTTGATGCCGTTATCTGCCTAGGTAACAGTTTTGCCCACTTGCCAGACTGCAAAG GCGACCAGAGTGAGCATAAATTGGCCCTGAAGAACATTGCGGGCATGGTGCGGCCTGGAGGCTTATTGGTTATTGATCACCGAAACTATGATCACATTCTCAGTACTGGCTGTGCCCCACCTGGCAAGAACATCTACTATAAG AGTGACCTAACTAAGGACATCACTACATCAGTGCTGACTGTGAACAACAAGGCTCACATGGTAACCCTGGATTACACTGTCCAAGTACCTGGTGCTGGGCAGGATGGCAGCCCTGGCTTGAG TAAATTCCGTCTCTCGTACTACCCTCACTGCCTGACGCCCTTCACAGAGCTTCTTCGGGAGGCCTTCCAAGGGCGGTGCCAGCACAGTGTCCTTGGAGACTTCAAACCTTACAAGCCTGGCCAATCCTCTGCACCCTGCTATTTTATCCACGTGCTCAAGAAGACTGGCTGA
- the CNPY3 gene encoding protein canopy homolog 3: MERPLPPPLPLAPRFRPHRFLLLLLLLLLLLLLSPSELSASAEETDWVRLPSKCEVCKYVAVELKSAFEETGKTKEVIDTGYGILDQKASRVKYTKSDLRLIEVTETICKRLLDYSLHKERSGSNRFAKGMSETFETLHNLVHKGVKVVMDIPYELWNETSAEVADLKKQCDVLVEEFEEVIEDWYRNHQEEDLTSFLCANHVLKGKDTSCLTEQWISKKGDTAALGGKKAKKKGGKSKSSNKKNSKQRKDPRNLDEDPHPEEDEGVQKATPLTHSPTDEL, from the exons ATGGAGcggccgctgccgccgccgctgccgctcGCGCCCCGGTTCCGGCCCCACcgcttcctcctccttctgctgCTGCTCCTCCTGCTGCTCCTGCTCTCCCCCTCGGAGTTGAGTGCTTCGGCTGAGGAGACCGATTGGGTCCGACTGCCCAGCAAGTGCGAGG TATGCAAGTATGTAGCTGTGGAACTGAAGTCAGCTTTTGAGGAGACGGGCAAGACCAAGGAAGTGATTGATACAGGCTATGGCATCCTAGACCAGAAAGCCTCCAGAGTCAAATATACCAAATC GGATCTTCGGTTAATTGAAGTAACTGAGACCATCTGCAAGAGACTTCTGGACTATAGCTTGCATAAGGAAAGGAGTGGCAGCAACCGGTTTGCTAAG GGCATGTCTGAGACTTTTGAAACACTCCACAATCTAGTTCACAAGGGGGTGAAGGTAGTAATGGACATTCCTTATGAACTGTGGAATGAGACTTCGGCTGAGGTAGCTGACCTCAAGAAGCAG TGTGATGTGCTGGTGGAGGAATTTGAAGAAGTGATTGAGGACTGGTATCGGAACCATCAGGAAGAGGACCTAACCTCCTTTCTCTGCGCCAATCATGTGCTAAAGGGGAAAGACACAA GTTGCCTGACTGAGCAATGGATCAGCAAGAAGGGAGATACAGCAGCCCTGGGAGggaagaaagccaagaaaaaagGGGGCAAAAGCAAGTCGTCCAATAAGAAGAACAGCAAGCAGAGGAAAGACCCAAGAAACCTAGATGAAGATCCTCATCCTGAGGAGGATGAGGGTGTCCAGAAAGCCACCCCTCTCACACACAGCCCCACCGATGAACTGTAG